The Ictalurus punctatus breed USDA103 chromosome 9, Coco_2.0, whole genome shotgun sequence genome contains a region encoding:
- the eapp gene encoding E2F-associated phosphoprotein (The RefSeq protein has 1 substitution compared to this genomic sequence) codes for MNRKEEYDSYEIEEPSDEEGACSSSEDELDILLNGTPDQKKKLIREYLTGESESSSGDEFEKEMEAELSSTIKSMECNWTAPCTQGETSGVSGNTANTDRTQQSQQYDNIYFDSDSDEDSQAGISQIQRRKQRNVLTNDELLYDPDEDDRDQAWVDAKRKEYRYKGRRRPASSAQRRNQAQPLPSSDAILNCPACMTTLCLDCQRHEKYRTQYRAMFVMNCTVNKDEVLKYKAAKQKKQRRKKSRQDHMATSAEAKPEAEAEAGLTDSRLGGMDEEEVYHPVKCTECSTEVAVYDKDEVYHFFNILASHC; via the exons ATGAACCGAAAAGAAGAATATGATTCTTACGAGATTGAGGAACCAAGTGATGAAGAGAGAGCATGTAGCAG TTCTGAGGATGAGCTCGACATTCTTCTTAACGGAACCCCGGACCAGAAGAAGAAGCTCATCCGAGAGTACCTGACCGGGGAAAGTGAGTCGTCCAGTGGGGATGAGTTTGAGAAAGAGATGGAGGCAGAACTAAGCAGCACCATTAAATCTATGGAGTGCAACTGGACGGCTCCGTGCACTCAAG GTGAGACCTCTGGGGTTAGCGGCAATACAGCGAACACAGACAGGACGCAGCAATCTCAACAATATGACAACATATACTTTGACTCAGATTCTGATGAAGACAGCCAAGCTG GTATCTCCCAGATCCAGCGAAGAAAGCAGCGCAATGTACTTACAAATGACGAGTTATTATATGACCCAGATGAAGATGATCGGGATCAGGCTTGGGTAGACGCTAAGAGAAAAGA ATACAGGTACAAGGGCCGGAGACGACCAGCGTCATCTGCACAGAGAAGAAACCAAGCTCAGCCTCTTCCGAGCAGTGATGCCATCCTCAACTGTCCTGCATGTATGACTACACTATGTCTGGACTGTCAGAG acatgagAAATACAGGACGCAGTACAGAGCCATGTTTGTGATGAACTGTACAGTGAATAAGGATGAAGTGCTGAAGTATAAAGCAGCAAAACAGAAGAAGCAGCGCAGGAAGAAGAGTCGTCAGGACCACATGGCCACATCAGCAGAGGCTAAGCCTGAGGCAGAAGCTGAAGCAGGACTGACTGACTCCAGATTGGGTGGGATGGATGAAGAAGAGGTCTATCACCCAGTCAAGTGTACTGAGTGTTCGACTGAAGTGGCTGTATATGATAAGGACGAGGTCTATCACTTCTTCAACATTCTTGCAAGTCATTGCTGA
- the snx6 gene encoding sorting nexin-6 — MMQEGLDDGPDFLSEEDRGPRAVNVDLQTDATLQVDISDALSERDKVKFTVHTKSTLPNFKQNEFSVVRQHEEFIWLHDSFVENEEYAGFIIPPAPPRPDFDASREKLQKLGEGEGSMTKEEFTKMKQELEAEYLAIFKKTVAMHEVFLCRVAAHPVLRKDLNFHVFLEYNQDLSVRGKNKKEKLEDFFKNVVKSADGVLVAGVKDVDDFFEHEKTFLLEYHNRVKDASIKSDRMIRSHKSAAEDINRIASTLYTLGTQDSTDMCKFFLKVSELFEKTRKIEARVAADEDLKLADLLKYYLRESQAAKDLLYRRGRALVDYENANKALDKARAKNKDVLQAETTQQVCCQKFEKISESAKQELVDFKTRRVAAFRKNLVELAELELKHAKGNLQLLQSCLSVLKGDT, encoded by the exons ATGATG CAAGAAGGGCTGGACGATGGTCCCGATTTCCTCTCTGAAGAGGACAGagga CCAAGGGCCGTTAATGTGGACCTTCAGACTGATGCTACATTACAAGTGGACATTTCAGATgcactgagtgagagagacaaagtGAAATTCACCGTCCATACGAAG AGCACTCTTCCCAACTTCAAGCAGAACGAGTTCTCTGTGGTGAGACAACATGAAGAGTTCATCTGGCTTCATGACTCCTTTGTGGAGAACGAGGAATATGCTGGGTTTATT ATCCCACCTGCGCCTCCGAGACCAGACTTTGATGCCTCGCGAGAGAAGCTGCAGAAGCTGGGTGAGGGTGAAGGCTCCATGACCAAGGAGGAATTCACTAAAATGAAACAGGAACTTGAGGC CGAATACTTGGCCATCTTCAAGAAGACTGTGGCAATGCACGAGGTGTTCCTCTGCCGTGTTGCTGCCCATCCTGTCCTGCGGAAAGACTTAAACTTTCATGTTTTCTTGGAGTACAACCAAGAT CTAAGTGTACGAGGCaaaaacaagaaagagaaaCTGGAGGACTTTTTCAAGAATGTGGTGAAGTCTGCAGATGGAGTTCTAGTGGCAGGTGTGAAG GATGTAGATGACTTCTTTGAACACGAGAAGACATTCCTTTTAGAGTACCATAACCGTGTCAAGGATGCCTCCATCAAGTCTGACCGAATGATCAGGTCTCACAAAA GTGCTGCAGAAGACATCAACAGAATTGCctccacactgtacactttaGGGACCCAGGACTCAACAGACATGTGCAA aTTTTTCTTGAAAGTGTCTGAACTTTTCGAGAAAACACGG AAAATTGAAGCACGAGTTGCTGCTGATGAGGACCTAAAACTTGCTGACTTGTTGAAGTATTACCTCCGGGAATCACAAGCCGCCAAG GACCTGCTTTACAGACGAGGAAGGGCATTAGTTGATTACGAGAACGCAAACAAAGCTCTAGACAAAGCCAGGGCTAAAAACAAAGATGTCCTTCAGGCAGAAACCACCCAGCAGGTTTGCTGTCAGAAGTTTGAGAAAATCTCTGAATCGGCTAAACAAG AACTGGTAGATTTCAAAACAAGAAGAGTAGCAGCGTTCAGAAAGAACTTGGTGGAACTAGCTGAGCTTGAACTCAAACATGCTAAG GGGAATCTCCAGCTGTTGCAAAGCTGCCTGTCTGTTCTAAAAGGGGACACTTAA
- the cfl2 gene encoding cofilin-2 — translation MASGVTVNDEVIKVFNDMKVRKSSTSDEVKKRKKAVLFCLSDDKKKIIVEEDKQILVGDIGETVDDPYACFVKLLPLNDCRYGLYDATYETKESKKEDLVFIFWAPEGAPLKSKMIYASSKDAIKKKFTGIKHEWQVNGLDDIQDRSTLAEKLGGNVVVSLEGQPL, via the exons ATG GCTTCAGGAGTCACCGTTAATGATGAAGTCATTAAGGTCTTCAACGATATGAAAGTGCGAAAGTCCTCAACCTCGGACGAGGTAAAAAAGCGCAAAAAGGCAGTGCTTTTCTGCCTCAGTGATGACAAGAAGAAGATTATTGTAGAGGAGGACAAGCAAATCCTCGTTGGTGATATTGGAGAGACTGTTGATGATCCATATGCCTGTTTTGTAAAGCTCCTACCTCTAAATGACTGCAGATATGGCTTGTATGATGCCACTTATGAAACAAAAGAATCCAAGAAAGAAGACTTGGTATTTATATTTTG GGCCCCTGAAGGTGCGCCATTAAAAAGCAAGATGATATATGCTAGTTCTAAAGACGCCATTAAAAAGAAGTTTACAG GTATCAAACATGAATGGCAAGTCAATGGCTTGGACGACATTCAGGACCGCTCAACCCTGGCAGAAAAATTGGGAGGCAATGTGGTTGTATCATTGGAAGGGCAACCATTGTAA